A stretch of Oncorhynchus mykiss isolate Arlee chromosome 14, USDA_OmykA_1.1, whole genome shotgun sequence DNA encodes these proteins:
- the LOC100136335 gene encoding DNA damage-inducible transcript 4-like protein, translated as MVYTPALVLGHGIPIVSEEDNIVELMRKFLCQITSSDNKYVRRGSIESSEFIKEINSSLDSETAPDCEERILHQDMTRQIVRCLSEAKESSLRCRILLLPRTLTANVALDVVRSSAGEPCGLRGAFIQVYLETQLGQQLQMLGTITPDPTVTPTFELSVVFKLDKDCWPLLKHIFVTDKVLKLRPQYRLVKKKLYSSASPVIHEFC; from the exons ATGGTCTATACCCCGGCACTGGTCCTCGGACACGGAATACCGATTGTGTCTGAAGAGGATAACATTGTCGAACTGATGAGAAAGTTTCTCTGTCAAATCACTTCGAGCGACAACAAATATGTGCGTCGAGGCAGCATTGAAAGTTCCGAATTCATCAAGGAAATAAACTCAA GTCTGGACTCTGAAACGGCTCCCGACTGTGAAGAGAGAATACTCCATCAGGACATGACCAGGCAGATAGTGCGTTGTCTCTCTGAAGCTAAAGAATCCAGTCTGCGGTGCCGGATACTACTGCTTCCCCGCACGCTGACCGCCAATGTTGCCCTGGATGTGGTGCGTTCCTCAGCGGGAGAGCCGTGCGGGCTCCGCGGGGCCTTCATACAGGTCTATTTGGAGACACAACTGGGCCAACAGCTGCAAATGCTGGGCACTATAACACCCGACCCGACTGTCACTCCTACTTTCGAGCTGTCCGTCGTGTTCAAGCTGGACAAAGACTGTTGGCCGCTTCTCAAGCACATATTTGTTACCGACAAGGTGTTGAAACTACGACCCCAGTACCGACTGGTCAAGAAGAAATTGTATTCCTCTGCGAGCCCCGTCATACATGAGTTCTGCTGA
- the LOC110487764 gene encoding stimulator of interferon genes protein-like — protein MQQLGGEESLVPQPRGSLPKAGAIGLAIMVMTAILVLEPESFFRHVAAAILILTVGPSLHGVFLLIEECLHHATTRYRGGRLGQMVTACVGVYTLLGVGLAALLFGLTEPQPWRDQWSMVVLACGLYPLLRTLGVLGPSEVEVSEICEERKMNVAHGLAWSFHLGYLNLVLPRLEGSIAEFRASHTAGPFETRGSRKLLILLPLNANIAQKLEDEDTNIRFYDNLPNTEINRAGVRGRVYKHSVYSLLDENRQAHHCVVEYATPLLTLYKMSQESSAGFGERDRREQVLLFYRTLQDILDRSLECRNRYRLILLNDEHEDDPHFLSKAILKNLDQQEKEEFYVLPVNPQPEVDHPLIPPATIRIDDMHQIEPMSSVPSLMISHDMPHTLREPDILSQYGGTGLRR, from the exons ATGCAACAgttgggaggggaggagagtctGGTCCCTCAGCCTCGTGGGAGTCTACCCAAAGCCGGTGCGATAGGATTGGCTATCATGGTGATGACGGCCATCTTGGTTTTGGAGCCTGAGAGCTTCTTCAGACACGTTGCAGCAGCGATACTCATCCTGACTGTGGGGCCCTCGCTGCATGGAGTGTTTCTTCTCATAGAGGAATGTCTTCATCATGCAACTACCCG GTACCGTGGTGGGAGGctgggtcagatggtgacagccTGTGTAGGTGTGTATACTCTCCTGGGTGTGGGGTTGGCAGCGCTGCTGTTTGGCCTGACTGAGCCACAGCCCTGGAGAGACCAGTGGAGCATGGTGGTCTTGGCCTGTGGCCTCTACCCTCTACTCAGAACCCTGGGAGTACTG GGTCCGTCTGAAGTGGAAGTGTCAGAGATTtgtgaggagaggaagatgaaCGTGGCTCATGGCCTGGCTTGGTCTTTCCACCTGGGCTACCTCAACCTGGTGTTGCCTC GGTTGGAGGGTTCAATAGCAGAATTCCGTGCCTCACACACGGCAGGTCCGTTTGAGACCAGGGGTTCCAGAAagctcctcatcctcctccctctcaacgcCAACATCGCTCAGAAGCTGGAGGATGAAGACACCAACATCCGTTTCTATGACAACCTCCCCAACACAGAGATCAACAGAGCAGGGGTCAGGGGGCGTGTCTACAAGCACAGTGTCTACAGCCTATTGGACGAGAACAGACAG gCCCATCACTGTGTGGTGGAGTATGCCACCCCTCTGCTGACACTGTATAAGATGTCTCAGGAGAGTAGTGCAGGgtttggggagagggacaggagagagcagGTGCTTCTGTTCTACAGGACTCTACAGGACATACTGGACCGCTCACTGGAGTGCAGGAACCGCTACCGACTCATCCTGCTCAACG ATGAGCATGAGGATGACCCTCACTTCCTGTCCAAGGCCATTCTGAAGAACCTGGATCAGCAGGAGAAAGAAGAGTTCTATGTTCTCCCTGTCAACCCTCAGCCTGAGGTGGACCACCCACTCATCCCTCCCGCCACGATCCGCATAGATGACATGCACCAAATTGAGCCAATGAGCAGTGTACCATCACTCATGATCAGTCATGACATGCCGCATACACTCAGGGAACCAGACATCCTTTCTCAATATGGTGGGACAGGTCTAAGGAGATAA